The following proteins come from a genomic window of Acetivibrio cellulolyticus CD2:
- a CDS encoding helix-turn-helix domain-containing protein — protein sequence MNKASRDYYKETESLLYKYSVLKQKVIEDERDIQEGEIRLKEKSKDIIRFSGNGGAKPPEDQVAEEYYRSRRASMERTKLRVKEIERGIDRFRSDRYFRIVELKYGIPPENFDWEGENLSQRLAEFEPLSVEEIALELGCGESTVKRNRNRLVNALKVAIFGGDAT from the coding sequence GTGAACAAGGCAAGTCGGGATTACTACAAGGAAACCGAGAGCCTGCTTTACAAATACTCGGTTTTAAAGCAGAAGGTGATTGAAGATGAAAGGGATATACAAGAGGGCGAAATCCGTCTAAAGGAAAAATCAAAGGACATTATTCGTTTTTCCGGGAATGGAGGAGCAAAGCCGCCGGAAGACCAGGTGGCTGAGGAGTATTACAGAAGCCGCAGAGCCAGCATGGAAAGGACAAAGCTAAGAGTGAAGGAAATTGAAAGAGGCATTGATCGATTCCGTTCCGACAGGTACTTTCGGATTGTAGAGCTAAAATACGGCATACCTCCCGAGAATTTTGACTGGGAAGGAGAAAATCTTTCACAAAGGCTGGCAGAATTTGAGCCTTTATCGGTAGAGGAAATAGCATTGGAATTAGGCTGTGGGGAAAGCACTGTCAAGAGGAATCGCAACAGGCTGGTAAATGCCTTGAAAGTGGCTATATTCGGGGGCGATGCCACATAA
- a CDS encoding VRR-NUC domain-containing protein, protein MLEKELEKKLRTAVKAIGGLALKFVSPGMAGVPDRMVLLPNGRIYFSELKRHGEKLRPLQQKRKQQLEMLGFKVYCIDSASSLEGFLREVGL, encoded by the coding sequence ATGCTGGAAAAAGAACTTGAGAAAAAATTGAGAACAGCTGTAAAAGCAATAGGAGGCCTGGCTCTTAAATTCGTATCACCCGGTATGGCAGGGGTACCTGATAGAATGGTGCTTCTGCCTAACGGTAGAATATACTTCTCTGAATTGAAAAGGCATGGAGAGAAACTGCGGCCTTTGCAGCAAAAGAGGAAGCAACAGCTTGAGATGCTTGGTTTCAAGGTTTACTGTATTGATTCTGCAAGCAGCCTTGAAGGCTTCCTTCGGGAGGTGGGACTGTGA
- a CDS encoding DEAD/DEAH box helicase, with product MIYEPHDYQKYAHDFIIDKPASALLLDLGLGKTVITLTAINELLYDSFEVKRVLVIAPLRVAQDTWGRECQKWDHLKQLRISKILGNEEKRIKAVNTKADIYIINRENVEWLVDLYKGSWPYDMVVVDELSSFKSATAKRFRALRKVRPYIKRIVGLTGTPAPNGLIDLWSQVYLLDRGERLEKTLGGYREKYFLPDKRSQNVIFSYKPKDGAEREIYRKISDICISMKACDHLKMPERIDNFVPVHMSEKEEELYRKLEREALLPFVDGDVDAVNAAVLAGKLLQMSNGAVYDENGGVRSIHRRKLEMLEDLIESANGKPVLVYYAYKHDRERILKAFKARDIDTPKDISDWNDGRIGIAIAHPASAGHGLNLQAGGSTIIWFGLTWSLELYQQANGRIHRQGQTETVIVNHIITAGTMDEQVMAALNRKETGQTALINAVRARMKGGVAV from the coding sequence GTGATTTACGAACCTCATGATTACCAGAAATACGCACACGATTTTATTATAGACAAACCGGCATCAGCGCTTCTGCTTGACCTTGGGCTTGGAAAAACAGTAATAACATTGACTGCCATAAACGAACTTCTGTATGACAGCTTTGAGGTGAAAAGAGTATTGGTAATCGCGCCCCTTCGGGTGGCACAGGACACATGGGGAAGGGAGTGCCAAAAGTGGGACCATCTGAAGCAGCTTAGGATATCCAAAATTCTAGGAAACGAAGAAAAGAGGATTAAGGCTGTAAACACCAAAGCTGACATCTATATTATCAACCGTGAAAACGTTGAATGGCTGGTTGATTTGTACAAGGGTAGCTGGCCTTATGATATGGTTGTGGTAGACGAGCTTTCAAGCTTCAAGTCGGCAACGGCAAAAAGATTCCGGGCGCTTCGGAAGGTGCGGCCATATATCAAGAGGATTGTGGGGCTTACAGGAACTCCGGCACCCAACGGATTAATCGACCTGTGGTCACAGGTGTATCTCCTTGACAGAGGGGAGCGGCTTGAAAAAACACTGGGCGGTTACCGTGAAAAGTACTTCCTTCCTGACAAGCGGAGTCAAAACGTAATATTCAGCTACAAGCCCAAAGATGGTGCAGAAAGGGAGATTTACAGGAAGATATCCGACATCTGTATCAGCATGAAGGCCTGTGACCATTTGAAAATGCCGGAGCGGATAGACAATTTTGTACCGGTTCATATGTCCGAGAAGGAGGAAGAACTGTATAGAAAGCTTGAAAGGGAAGCACTCTTGCCTTTTGTAGACGGTGATGTTGATGCGGTAAATGCGGCGGTTCTGGCAGGAAAGCTTCTGCAGATGTCAAATGGAGCGGTATATGATGAAAACGGTGGGGTACGCAGCATTCACAGAAGAAAGCTTGAAATGCTGGAGGACTTGATAGAGTCAGCAAACGGAAAACCCGTGCTTGTATATTATGCATATAAGCATGACAGGGAAAGGATTCTAAAAGCTTTTAAGGCAAGGGATATAGATACACCAAAGGATATCAGCGACTGGAATGATGGAAGGATCGGAATTGCAATTGCACATCCGGCATCTGCCGGACACGGTTTGAACCTTCAGGCAGGCGGCAGCACCATCATATGGTTCGGGCTTACATGGAGTCTTGAATTATATCAGCAGGCCAACGGGAGAATCCACCGACAGGGACAGACCGAGACAGTGATAGTGAACCACATCATAACGGCAGGAACAATGGATGAACAGGTGATGGCGGCCTTAAACCGAAAGGAGACAGGGCAAACGGCTTTGATAAATGCAGTGAGGGCAAGGATGAAAGGAGGAGTGGCTGTATGA
- a CDS encoding HNH endonuclease translates to MPKKPPKPCAKQGCPRLTHERFCEEHQREEWQTYNRFYRDEFSKRFYSSRAWRKVRERKLMINPLCELCMKEERLAAATVVDHIIPIKDGGEVWDLENMQSLCKTCHERKGAMERFNRK, encoded by the coding sequence ATGCCTAAGAAACCACCGAAGCCCTGTGCAAAGCAGGGATGTCCAAGGCTTACCCATGAGAGGTTCTGCGAGGAGCATCAACGGGAGGAATGGCAGACATATAATAGGTTTTATCGAGATGAGTTCAGTAAAAGGTTTTATAGCAGCAGGGCATGGAGGAAGGTGCGGGAAAGGAAGCTTATGATAAACCCACTTTGTGAGCTTTGCATGAAAGAGGAAAGGCTGGCTGCAGCAACCGTTGTTGACCATATTATTCCCATCAAGGACGGCGGAGAGGTTTGGGATTTGGAGAACATGCAGAGCCTTTGCAAGACATGCCATGAACGAAAAGGTGCAATGGAGCGGTTCAACAGGAAATAA
- a CDS encoding sigma-70 family RNA polymerase sigma factor, whose product MITINDLKKDESLLEEFIRENQRLVSMVIRKQFSYVYNTAEYEDYFQSGCIGLVNAAKRFKPEYGTAFSTYAVSLIAGEIMRYRRDYCASGIHSSRNIKDKYYRYQALRNRGVAEAEACRELGVDSAELNKVINAMEPGYSLDAVIYDNDSGTPLTGGDITADDFNLEEEAMDWLELEEILRHVKNILSESDRKIFNLYLQKKTQTQMKTMLGMSQANISRRIRKIKELCRYVKDCYDKGLSLKNIRGLNSIPKAG is encoded by the coding sequence ATGATTACAATTAACGATTTGAAAAAGGACGAAAGCCTTCTTGAGGAGTTTATCAGGGAAAATCAGAGACTGGTTAGTATGGTTATCAGGAAGCAATTCAGCTATGTATACAACACAGCTGAATATGAGGATTACTTCCAGTCGGGATGCATCGGGCTTGTCAACGCGGCAAAACGGTTCAAGCCTGAATACGGAACGGCTTTTTCAACCTATGCGGTGTCATTGATAGCGGGTGAGATCATGCGGTATAGAAGGGACTACTGTGCAAGCGGCATCCATTCATCAAGGAATATCAAGGATAAATATTATAGGTACCAAGCGTTAAGGAATAGAGGAGTTGCTGAGGCTGAGGCATGCAGGGAGCTGGGGGTGGATTCAGCGGAGTTGAATAAGGTGATAAATGCAATGGAGCCTGGCTATTCGTTGGATGCAGTTATATATGACAATGACAGCGGAACTCCGTTAACCGGAGGGGATATCACTGCCGATGATTTTAATCTTGAAGAAGAAGCTATGGACTGGTTGGAGCTTGAAGAAATACTGAGGCATGTAAAAAATATACTTTCTGAGTCAGACCGTAAAATATTCAACCTTTATCTGCAAAAGAAAACACAAACCCAAATGAAAACAATGCTTGGAATGTCCCAGGCGAATATAAGCAGACGGATTAGAAAGATAAAGGAACTCTGCCGGTATGTAAAGGATTGCTATGATAAAGGCTTGAGTCTTAAGAATATAAGAGGATTGAATTCTATTCCAAAAGCTGGCTAA